Below is a genomic region from Pyrococcus kukulkanii.
GCGGAGTATACACTTAGGAGTGCTCGGGCTGATGCTGAGAGCGGATTCTATTCATGGACCTGCTTCAAGGCTCAGCAGGCGGCAAAATTTGCGGTTAAGGGACTGTTAATCGGCTTAGGTATTCCTGCTTATGGTCACTCTACCGCAAAACTCCTTTCGATCCTTGTATCTCAAGGTATCGAAGTTCCTCAGGAGATCCTTAGAATCGCTAGGGTTGTTGAGGGATTCTACATTCCGGCGAGGTATCCAGATGCTCATGTTGAGGGTGCCCCATACGAGTTCTATGACAAGAGAGATGCCGAAGAAGCAATAAATTTTGCTGAGGCAATACTAAAGTTCGTTATGGAGGTTGCGAAATGGAAGACAGAATAATGAGCGATATAAGGAAGTACATTGAAACGCTTAAAAAACACGGTATTGATATCCTGCTCGCTGTAATTTTTGGATCATTTGCTAAGGGAACCTATGGGTTAGGTAGTGACGTTGACCTATTCATAGTGGCGAGAGGTCTCCCCGAGGACTTTGATGAAAGGTTGAAACTGTTGTACCTCCTAAATGAGACCGAGACGGTAATAGATCCAAAGGCTTATACGCCAGAGGAAGTTGAGAAAATGTTTGCAAAAGGTCATTTATTCCTCCTCGAACTTTCTGAGCATGGAAAGGTAATATACGTGGGGGATGATAAATATTCAAAGGAATTCTTTAGGAATCTTAGGGCTCTAAAGGGGAGATACAAGCGCATAAATAATGCTTGGATCAGGGTGGTTTGAATGGAATCTAGGTTTGAGCCCGAGGTAACTCCCGTCGACATTCTCTTACAGCTCGTGAGGATGGGCAAAGTAGATCCATGGAACATTGACATAGTTGATCTAACTGAGAAGTACATAAAGATGCTTAGGCAGATGCAGGAGCTCGACCTCAGAATTTCTGCTAGAGCCATTTTAGCTGCAGCAATCCTCGTTAGAATGAAGAGCGAGGCTTTACTTCGAGAAGACGAGAAGAAAGAAGAGGAAAAGGGGGAAGAGAAGATAAGAGTTGAAGTTGATCCCCTAGTTCCTCCGCTGAGGAGGGTTGAACGCTATTACACCCTTGACGATCTGATTGAGGCTTTAATGGATGCCCTTGAGGAAGCAGAGAGGAGGAAACCCAGAAAAAAGAAGAAAGTGGAGATAGAGGAAGAAATCTTCGTGGTTGATGACTTTAGAGTTGACATAGAGAAGCACGTGAACAGGCTTTACGAGATCGTTAAGGAATTATACAGGGAAACTGGGAAGCCGATAAGGTTCTGGGATTTAGTGTTCGACGTTGATCCTAAAATTATAGCTAGAACTTTTCTTTACCTCTTGTTTCTCGAGAACATGGGCAAAGTGGAGATGGTGCAAGAAGAACCCTTCGGTGAGATACTTGTGGTTCCTCTCGAGTCTTAATTTATACCTGATAGAAATTTTTATATATCCTGGGATAGTAAATTGTCTTTTTGAGGGAGCGAGCTTAATGGATGCGGGAGTAGGTACCGTCACGTTATTAAGCATTTCCCTCCTGGTATACCTCCTGCTAAGGGCTAAGGGATATTCGAAGGCAAAGGCGGGACTGTCCGCTATTATAACTTACATGGTAGTTGGAATAGTGCAAGTAGAACTCTTAGACTGGAGTGTTAGTCCTTGGGTATTTGTGATCTCAGGGATTTTTGTAGCATTTCTCGATATTATCCAGCTTCGCATGGCTGAACACCACCAAAAGATCTGAGGTGATAGCTATGGTTGTGGGAAAAAAGTTTGTTTCCGCTCTCTTTGTAGTGTTCTCAGCAGGGCAGCCTAAATACTAATCTTACAACAGTCGTGGTAGCACTTACAATTAAATAAATTTGCTCTAGAATGTGTTCCTCTTTGCAGAACTTGGGTAGCTTATAGCGGTGGCTCTTACTATGGTTGATGCTCTAACGAAACCTAAGAGGAACTCAGCTGAAGTAAAATAGAGCTCTCTCCCATCTTTTTGCTGGCCTGAACGTTAAGGCAAGTAACGGTTCCTGGGTGCCTATGTACATTGACTTCTTTTCCCTATTCATGTAAAAGTAGTACTTTCCTAGGGGTATTTCACAGAGAAACTTCCTGGGTTTCGTTATCTTTACAAGCCTCTTATCCCAGAACACACACTCATAAGTATCTTCAATATCCCTAACCTTTTCAGCAATTTCCTTTAAATCAAGGAGCTCGTCGTTAAGTTTTACGGCAACTAGGGTTTTCTTGCCGTCCGTAAAGATTACTGTATCTTCAACCTCGACCCTTATGGCACCTTTTAGGAAAGAAAAGAGGGCGGAATAAATCTTATCTAACTTTTTCTTCTTCACTAGCCTTTTGGATATTCTTTCCTTTGCGTGGTTTGTGAGTATCATTTCTCCTGCTTGTACTCTTTTGCAGCCTTTACTAATCCGTTGAATACTGGGGCTGGCCTCATAGGTCTCGACTTGAACTCTGGATGGAACTGAGTGGCTATGAAGTACCTCTTGTCCGGTAACTCCAGTATCTCCATTCTTCTCTCATCATCCCCAGCTATTCCGCTGAACACCAATCCAGCCTTCTCAAAGGCCTCAATGTAGTCTGGATTAACCTCCCAGCGGTGCCTGTGCCTTTCGTAAACGAGCTCTCTCCCGTACAGGCTGTAGGCCAAAGTTCCCTTCTTTATTTTCACGGGGTAAGCTCCTAGCCTCATTGTTCCTCCGAGCCTGTCTAGGTTTCTCTGTTCGGGCATTAAATCGACTACGGGATAGGGCGTCTGGGGATCTATCTCGGTTGAGTGTGCACCCTTCATTTCCAAGACGTTCCTTGCGAATTCAACAACGGTGAGCTGGAACCCAAAGCATATTCCCAGGAAGGGAATGTCATTCTCCCTTGCATACCTAATAGTTAATATCTTGCCCTCTGAGCCCCTCGCTCCAAATCCTCCCGGGACTATTATTCCATCAACTCCTTCCAACAGCTTTGTCCCGTGCTCCTCTACGTCTTCAGCTTCAACCCACCTTATCTTCACTTTAACTTCATTGCTCACGCTTGCATGCTTTAGGGCTTCCTTTATGCTCAGGTAAGAATCAGTAAGCTTTACGTACTTCCCCACAATGGCTATTTCAACGGTATCCTGGAGGGCCTTGTACTTGGCAACCATTTTCTCCCATTCCTTCAAATCGGGCTCCCTATCCTCGAGGCCGAGCCTTTTCGTTAGGTATTTTCCTAATCCCTCCCTCTCGAGGAGCAGGGGGACTTCATAAGTATCTTCAACGTCGTAGGCACTTATCACGGCTTCCTCGGGAACGTTCGTGAATAGGCTTATCTTCTTCCTTGCAGATTCCTCTAGAGGATCTTCGCTCCTTGCTACTATTGCGTCTGGTTGAATTCCTAGGCTCCTAAGCTCTTTCACGCTGTGCTGGGTTGGCTTGGTCTTCTGCTCCCCAACTACCTTTAGCTTTGGAACGTATGTAACGTGAACGAACGCAACGTTTCCCCTTCCCTCTTCGAGTTGCATCTGTCTCGCTGCCTCTAGAAATGGCATGCTCTCTATATCTCCAACTGTTCCTCCTATTTCGACTACAACGATATCATAATCTTTTGCTATTTCCCTAATTCTCCTTTTTATT
It encodes:
- a CDS encoding HEPN domain-containing protein encodes the protein MFDGEEFERWVRQAEYTLRSARADAESGFYSWTCFKAQQAAKFAVKGLLIGLGIPAYGHSTAKLLSILVSQGIEVPQEILRIARVVEGFYIPARYPDAHVEGAPYEFYDKRDAEEAINFAEAILKFVMEVAKWKTE
- a CDS encoding nucleotidyltransferase domain-containing protein encodes the protein MEDRIMSDIRKYIETLKKHGIDILLAVIFGSFAKGTYGLGSDVDLFIVARGLPEDFDERLKLLYLLNETETVIDPKAYTPEEVEKMFAKGHLFLLELSEHGKVIYVGDDKYSKEFFRNLRALKGRYKRINNAWIRVV
- a CDS encoding segregation and condensation protein A, with the translated sequence MESRFEPEVTPVDILLQLVRMGKVDPWNIDIVDLTEKYIKMLRQMQELDLRISARAILAAAILVRMKSEALLREDEKKEEEKGEEKIRVEVDPLVPPLRRVERYYTLDDLIEALMDALEEAERRKPRKKKKVEIEEEIFVVDDFRVDIEKHVNRLYEIVKELYRETGKPIRFWDLVFDVDPKIIARTFLYLLFLENMGKVEMVQEEPFGEILVVPLES
- a CDS encoding CTP synthase, which translates into the protein MTKFIFVTGGVVSGLGKGITSASIGLLMKARGYKTTNIKIDPYLNYDAGTMNPYQHGEVFVLEDGGEVDLDLGNYERFLDTNLTFDHNITTGKVYSTVIEKERKGEYLGATVQVIPHITDEIKRRIREIAKDYDIVVVEIGGTVGDIESMPFLEAARQMQLEEGRGNVAFVHVTYVPKLKVVGEQKTKPTQHSVKELRSLGIQPDAIVARSEDPLEESARKKISLFTNVPEEAVISAYDVEDTYEVPLLLEREGLGKYLTKRLGLEDREPDLKEWEKMVAKYKALQDTVEIAIVGKYVKLTDSYLSIKEALKHASVSNEVKVKIRWVEAEDVEEHGTKLLEGVDGIIVPGGFGARGSEGKILTIRYARENDIPFLGICFGFQLTVVEFARNVLEMKGAHSTEIDPQTPYPVVDLMPEQRNLDRLGGTMRLGAYPVKIKKGTLAYSLYGRELVYERHRHRWEVNPDYIEAFEKAGLVFSGIAGDDERRMEILELPDKRYFIATQFHPEFKSRPMRPAPVFNGLVKAAKEYKQEK